A window of the Agrococcus jejuensis genome harbors these coding sequences:
- a CDS encoding acyl-CoA thioesterase, translating into MALLRETLDLVDTGARTSEDIFTGPSHWMPLGRVYGGQVMAQAVVAAQRTVADDRRIHSVHGYFLRPGDVAQPITFSVDRIHDGRSFATRRTQAYQGGVPILSMIASFQDDDGGAESQSPMPEGMPDPESLPSAAELLGGIDHPVAQHWSRGRPFDIRHVEGPVYLHDRDRPRSGVEHVWIRAIGPLDGDDAIHRAALAYLSDYAILEPVLRLHGYGWSSRDIKVASLDHAVWWHRPVRVDEWLLMSLEVSSTGGGRGLTLARVHAQDGTHVATIAQEGMVRLPVEG; encoded by the coding sequence ATGGCCCTGCTGCGCGAGACGCTCGACCTCGTCGACACCGGCGCCCGCACGAGCGAGGACATCTTCACGGGTCCCAGCCACTGGATGCCGCTCGGCCGCGTGTACGGCGGGCAGGTGATGGCGCAGGCCGTCGTCGCCGCGCAGCGCACCGTCGCCGACGACCGTCGCATCCACTCGGTGCACGGCTACTTCCTGCGCCCCGGCGACGTCGCACAGCCGATCACGTTCTCGGTCGACCGCATCCACGACGGCCGCTCGTTCGCCACGCGGCGCACGCAGGCCTACCAGGGCGGCGTGCCGATCCTGTCGATGATCGCGTCGTTCCAGGACGACGACGGCGGCGCCGAGTCGCAGTCGCCCATGCCGGAGGGCATGCCCGACCCCGAGTCGCTGCCGTCGGCGGCCGAGCTGCTCGGCGGCATCGACCACCCCGTCGCGCAGCACTGGTCGCGCGGGCGCCCGTTCGACATCCGCCACGTCGAGGGCCCCGTGTACCTGCACGACCGCGACCGCCCGCGCTCGGGCGTCGAGCACGTGTGGATCAGGGCGATCGGCCCGCTCGACGGCGACGACGCCATCCACCGCGCCGCCCTCGCCTACCTGTCGGACTACGCGATCCTCGAGCCGGTGCTGCGCCTGCACGGGTATGGCTGGTCGTCGCGCGACATCAAGGTCGCGAGCCTCGACCACGCCGTGTGGTGGCACCGCCCCGTGCGCGTCGACGAGTGGCTGCTCATGTCGCTCGAGGTGTCGTCGACCGGCGGCGGCCGCGGCCTGACGCTCGCGCGCGTGCACGCGCAGGACGGCACCCACGTCGCGACGATCGCGCAGGAGGGCATGGTGCGCCTGCCCGTCGAGGGGTGA
- a CDS encoding FAD-binding dehydrogenase produces MPHSDVLVIGAGLAGLVVAREAVRAGRTVTIVDQEPAASFGGQAWWSFGGVFLVDSPEQRRFGIRDSLELARDDWFRTAGFDDAGDEWGRQWAEAYLQFAAGEARPWLHGLGVRFFPVIGHAERGDGTRGNSVPRFHIVWGSGPGVVAPFTRAVRDGVDAGLVTIRMRHRVDALTVDGGRVTGARGAVLAPDVAVRGESSSRDVVGEFALTADHVVVATGGTGGALASVARDWPERLGAMPTAPLVGVPAHVDGRGLDVAEAAGASVVHRDRMWHYTEGLANWDPVWPHHGIRILPGPSSLWVDSVGDRLPAPLYPGFDTLSTLEHLRHGGHEHSWFVLTSTILRKEIALSGSEQNPDFSDRSLRLVLDRIRNGSVGVQGFLHHGEDVVVAPDLDALLDGMRALEPGLDADRVRRAVAQRDRGIDAPGTDPQIVAIERARELVGERIIRTAPPHRLTDEGHAPMVAFRLRTVTRKSLGGILTDLDSRVLSARADGTTGPIPGLYAVGEAAGFGGGGVHGYRSLEGTFLGGCLHSGLRAGRAIVREARVS; encoded by the coding sequence GTGCCGCACAGCGACGTGCTCGTCATCGGCGCCGGCCTCGCCGGCCTCGTCGTCGCGCGCGAGGCCGTGCGCGCCGGCCGCACCGTCACGATCGTCGACCAGGAACCCGCCGCGTCGTTCGGCGGGCAGGCGTGGTGGTCGTTCGGCGGCGTCTTCCTCGTCGACTCGCCAGAGCAACGGCGCTTCGGCATCCGCGACTCGCTCGAGCTCGCGCGCGACGACTGGTTCCGCACCGCGGGCTTCGACGACGCGGGCGACGAGTGGGGTCGACAGTGGGCCGAGGCGTACCTGCAGTTCGCAGCGGGCGAGGCGCGGCCGTGGCTGCACGGCCTGGGCGTGCGGTTCTTCCCCGTCATCGGGCACGCGGAGCGCGGCGACGGCACACGCGGCAACTCCGTGCCGCGCTTCCACATCGTGTGGGGCTCGGGGCCGGGCGTCGTCGCGCCGTTCACGCGCGCCGTGCGCGACGGCGTGGATGCGGGACTCGTGACGATCCGCATGCGCCACCGCGTGGATGCGCTCACCGTCGACGGTGGCCGCGTGACGGGTGCGCGCGGCGCGGTGCTCGCGCCCGACGTCGCCGTGCGCGGCGAGTCGTCGAGCCGCGACGTCGTGGGCGAGTTCGCGCTCACGGCCGACCACGTCGTCGTCGCGACGGGCGGCACGGGCGGCGCGCTCGCCTCCGTCGCCCGCGACTGGCCCGAGCGCCTCGGCGCCATGCCGACCGCGCCGCTCGTCGGCGTGCCGGCGCACGTCGACGGCCGCGGCCTCGACGTGGCCGAGGCGGCCGGCGCCTCCGTGGTGCACCGCGACCGCATGTGGCACTACACCGAGGGCCTCGCCAACTGGGATCCCGTGTGGCCGCACCACGGCATCCGCATCCTGCCCGGCCCGTCGAGCCTGTGGGTCGACTCGGTCGGCGATCGCCTGCCCGCGCCGCTCTATCCCGGCTTCGACACGCTCTCGACGCTCGAGCACCTGCGGCACGGCGGCCACGAGCACTCGTGGTTCGTGCTCACCTCGACCATCCTGCGCAAGGAGATCGCGCTGTCGGGCTCCGAGCAGAACCCCGACTTCTCGGATCGCAGCCTGCGGCTCGTGCTCGACCGCATCCGCAACGGGTCGGTGGGCGTGCAGGGCTTCCTGCACCACGGCGAGGACGTCGTCGTCGCGCCCGACCTCGACGCGCTGCTCGACGGCATGCGCGCGCTCGAGCCCGGCCTCGACGCCGACCGCGTGCGCCGCGCCGTCGCGCAGCGCGACCGCGGCATCGACGCGCCGGGCACCGACCCGCAGATCGTGGCGATCGAGCGGGCGCGCGAGCTCGTGGGCGAGCGGATCATCCGCACGGCTCCCCCGCACCGGCTCACCGACGAGGGCCACGCGCCCATGGTCGCCTTCCGCCTGCGCACCGTCACGCGCAAGTCGCTCGGCGGCATCCTCACCGACCTCGACTCGCGCGTGCTCAGCGCCCGCGCCGACGGCACGACCGGGCCCATCCCCGGCCTCTACGCCGTCGGCGAGGCCGCGGGCTTCGGCGGCGGCGGCGTGCACGGCTACCGCTCGCTCGAGGGCACGTTCCTCGGCGGATGCCTGCACTCGGGCCTGCGGGCCGGGCGTGCGATCGTGCGGGAGGCTCGCGTCAGCTGA
- a CDS encoding globin, translated as MTFYEQVGGRAFFERLVDAFYEGVWTDELLRPMYPQDDYDGAKERLTGFLEQYWGGPGTYSQERGHPRLRMRHAPFPIGPEARDRWLHHMRAAVDVAGPPPLLREELLDYLDRAAHAMVNRNPAFRADPPATL; from the coding sequence GTGACGTTCTACGAGCAGGTCGGCGGACGCGCGTTCTTCGAGCGACTCGTCGACGCGTTCTACGAGGGCGTGTGGACCGACGAGCTGCTGCGGCCCATGTACCCGCAGGATGACTACGACGGGGCGAAGGAGCGGCTGACGGGCTTCCTCGAGCAGTACTGGGGAGGCCCCGGCACGTACTCGCAGGAGCGCGGGCATCCGCGTCTGCGCATGCGCCACGCGCCCTTCCCCATCGGCCCCGAGGCGCGCGACCGCTGGCTGCACCACATGCGTGCGGCCGTCGACGTCGCGGGCCCGCCGCCGCTGCTGCGCGAGGAGCTGCTCGACTACCTCGACCGTGCGGCCCACGCGATGGTGAACCGCAACCCCGCGTTCCGCGCCGACCCGCCCGCGACCCTCTAG
- a CDS encoding mechanosensitive ion channel family protein — protein MTASLALAANPDSPSDLLGLAQQALGVWWQLVAIVVVLLLAPLAWWIVRSAIDRVVKNIVSGAKRKASVADTEALQRSPLYHVRIVQRTKAMGGVLRTVAAWVIVIVTIIAILSLLGISGSALITAAGLFAAALGIGAQNVVKDVLTGLLMVLEDQLGIGDIVDLGMATGVVEQVGIRVTQVRDVNGTLWYVRNGEVNRVGNMSQGWARVVVDLGIPYEADVDGAQERILRTARSLAEEPKWTASVIGDPELWGIESVSADVIVVRVTMKVKTASRDDVARELRARLTRDLRAAGIPLPSLEQVVLEGMEGAASVSGARPPRTAELPRQD, from the coding sequence ATGACGGCATCGCTCGCGCTGGCCGCGAACCCCGACTCGCCGAGCGACCTGCTGGGCCTCGCCCAGCAGGCGCTCGGCGTGTGGTGGCAGCTCGTCGCGATCGTCGTCGTGCTGCTGCTCGCGCCGCTCGCGTGGTGGATCGTGCGGAGCGCGATCGACCGCGTCGTGAAGAACATCGTCTCGGGCGCGAAGCGGAAGGCATCGGTCGCCGACACCGAGGCGCTGCAGCGTTCGCCGCTGTACCACGTGCGCATCGTGCAGCGCACGAAGGCCATGGGTGGCGTGCTGCGCACCGTCGCAGCGTGGGTCATCGTGATCGTGACGATCATCGCGATCCTGTCGCTGCTGGGCATCTCGGGCTCCGCGCTCATCACCGCCGCCGGCCTCTTCGCCGCCGCGCTGGGCATCGGCGCGCAGAACGTCGTGAAGGACGTGCTCACGGGCCTGCTCATGGTGCTCGAGGATCAGCTGGGCATCGGCGACATCGTCGACCTCGGCATGGCGACGGGCGTCGTCGAGCAGGTGGGCATCCGCGTCACGCAGGTGCGCGACGTCAACGGCACGCTCTGGTACGTGCGCAACGGCGAGGTGAACCGCGTCGGCAACATGTCGCAGGGCTGGGCCCGCGTCGTCGTCGACCTCGGCATCCCGTACGAGGCTGACGTCGACGGTGCGCAGGAGCGCATCCTGCGCACGGCGCGGAGCCTCGCCGAGGAGCCGAAGTGGACGGCGAGCGTCATCGGCGACCCCGAGCTGTGGGGCATCGAGTCGGTGTCGGCCGACGTCATCGTCGTGCGCGTGACGATGAAGGTGAAGACGGCGTCGCGCGACGACGTCGCTCGCGAGCTGCGCGCGCGTCTCACGCGCGACCTGCGCGCCGCCGGCATCCCGCTCCCCTCCCTCGAGCAGGTCGTGCTCGAGGGCATGGAGGGTGCGGCGAGCGTCTCGGGCGCCCGCCCGCCGCGCACCGCCGAGCTGCCGAGGCAGGACTGA
- the pepN gene encoding aminopeptidase N encodes MPGENLTRQEAQERAALVAVQSYDVALDLTTGDEVFRSTTTVRFQAHTPGASTFIDHIAREVLSVTFNGVELDVASVVDGPRIALADLQAENELTVVSDALYVNTGEGLHRFVDPVDGEVYLYSQFEVPDSRRVFTVFEQPDLKAEFTFTITAPARWQVVSNQPTPEPTIDGETGTWRFGATPRISSYITALVAGPYWVTRDSLTSASGQDIPLGIFCRASLAEHMDADAIFATTKAGFAFYEEHFQTPYPFDKYDQLFVPEFNAGAMENAGCVTFTEAYVFRSKVTDAIRERRVVTILHELAHMWFGDLVTMRWWNDLWLNESFAEWASTLATAEATEWTHAWTTFQAMEKTWAYRQDQLPSTHPIVAEIRDLEDVQVNFDGITYAKGGSVLKQLVAWVGLEAFMRGLAEYFRKHSYGNTDLSDLLVELEAASGRELSGWASQWLETAGVNTLRPELETTQDGIITSFAIAQTATADYPTLRPHRIAVGFYAERKGKLQRVHRVELDIDGASTAVPQLVGHQRPDLVLINDDDLAYAKIRLDEQSTKVALAGLSKIEDPLARALVWGAAWDATRDGETPASDYVELVLANIGAETESTTVRLALAQLAQSVRTYVAPERRAGLIETTGDRLWELANAAKAGSDLQLQLVQAFAGLASSASHVAALQGLLDGSVALKGLEVDADLRWQILDGVVLNGAAGDAEIDALLATDDTATGRQFAARARATIPTAEAKERAFASVADAAGASNLIVRYTGMGLQHVNDPADLATLIERYHAALIPIWESRTYQIAEGLIVGLYPSVVATEELAAATRQWLAEHQDVPALRRLVQEQLAGVERALRVQERDRV; translated from the coding sequence GTGCCCGGAGAGAACCTCACCCGCCAGGAGGCCCAGGAGCGCGCCGCGCTCGTCGCCGTGCAGTCGTACGACGTGGCCCTCGACCTCACGACCGGCGACGAGGTGTTCCGCTCGACGACCACCGTGCGCTTCCAGGCGCACACCCCGGGCGCGTCGACGTTCATCGACCACATCGCCCGGGAGGTGCTCTCGGTGACGTTCAACGGCGTCGAGCTCGACGTCGCGTCGGTGGTGGACGGCCCGCGCATCGCGCTCGCCGACCTGCAGGCCGAGAACGAGCTCACCGTCGTCTCCGACGCGCTCTACGTCAACACGGGCGAGGGGCTGCACCGCTTCGTCGACCCCGTCGACGGCGAGGTCTACCTCTACTCGCAGTTCGAGGTGCCCGACTCGCGCCGCGTCTTCACGGTGTTCGAGCAGCCCGACCTCAAGGCCGAGTTCACGTTCACGATCACGGCGCCCGCGCGCTGGCAGGTCGTCTCGAACCAGCCGACGCCCGAGCCGACGATCGACGGCGAGACCGGCACGTGGCGCTTCGGCGCGACGCCCCGCATCTCCTCCTACATCACGGCGCTCGTCGCCGGCCCCTACTGGGTCACGCGCGACTCGCTCACGAGCGCATCCGGCCAGGACATCCCGCTCGGCATCTTCTGCCGTGCCTCCCTCGCCGAGCACATGGACGCCGACGCGATCTTCGCGACGACGAAGGCGGGCTTCGCGTTCTACGAGGAGCACTTCCAGACGCCGTACCCGTTCGACAAGTACGACCAGCTCTTCGTGCCCGAGTTCAACGCCGGCGCCATGGAGAACGCGGGCTGCGTGACCTTCACCGAGGCGTACGTGTTCCGCTCCAAGGTGACCGACGCCATCCGCGAGCGTCGCGTCGTCACGATCCTGCACGAGCTGGCCCACATGTGGTTCGGCGACCTCGTGACGATGCGCTGGTGGAACGACCTGTGGCTCAACGAGTCGTTCGCCGAGTGGGCGTCGACGCTCGCGACCGCCGAGGCGACCGAGTGGACCCACGCCTGGACGACGTTCCAGGCCATGGAGAAGACCTGGGCGTACCGCCAGGACCAGCTGCCCTCGACGCACCCGATCGTCGCCGAGATCCGCGACCTCGAGGACGTGCAGGTCAACTTCGACGGCATCACGTACGCCAAGGGCGGCTCGGTGCTGAAGCAGCTCGTGGCCTGGGTGGGCCTGGAAGCGTTCATGCGCGGCCTCGCCGAGTACTTCCGCAAGCACTCGTACGGCAACACCGACCTGTCGGACCTGCTCGTCGAGCTCGAGGCGGCGAGCGGCCGCGAGCTGTCGGGCTGGGCGTCGCAGTGGCTCGAGACGGCGGGCGTCAACACGCTGCGCCCCGAGCTCGAGACGACGCAGGACGGCATCATCACGTCGTTCGCGATCGCGCAGACCGCGACGGCCGACTACCCGACGCTGCGCCCGCACCGCATCGCCGTGGGCTTCTACGCCGAGCGCAAGGGCAAGCTGCAGCGCGTGCACCGCGTCGAGCTCGACATCGACGGCGCCTCGACGGCCGTGCCGCAGCTCGTCGGCCACCAGCGCCCCGACCTCGTGCTCATCAACGACGACGACCTCGCGTACGCGAAGATCCGCCTCGACGAGCAGTCGACGAAGGTCGCGCTCGCGGGCCTGTCGAAGATCGAGGACCCGCTGGCGCGCGCCCTCGTGTGGGGTGCCGCGTGGGATGCGACGCGTGACGGCGAGACGCCGGCGAGCGACTACGTCGAGCTCGTGCTCGCGAACATCGGCGCCGAGACCGAGTCGACGACCGTGCGCCTCGCGCTCGCGCAGCTCGCGCAGTCGGTGCGCACGTACGTCGCCCCCGAGCGTCGCGCGGGCCTCATCGAGACGACGGGCGACCGCCTGTGGGAGCTCGCGAACGCCGCGAAGGCCGGCTCCGACCTGCAGCTGCAGCTCGTGCAGGCGTTCGCAGGGCTCGCGTCGTCGGCGAGCCACGTCGCCGCGCTGCAGGGGCTGCTCGACGGCTCCGTCGCGCTCAAGGGCCTCGAGGTCGACGCCGACCTGCGCTGGCAGATCCTCGACGGCGTCGTGCTGAACGGCGCCGCGGGCGACGCCGAGATCGACGCGCTGCTCGCGACCGACGACACGGCGACGGGTCGCCAGTTCGCCGCGCGTGCACGGGCGACGATCCCCACGGCCGAGGCCAAGGAGCGCGCGTTCGCGTCGGTCGCCGACGCCGCGGGCGCCTCGAACCTCATCGTGCGCTACACGGGCATGGGTCTGCAGCACGTCAACGACCCCGCCGATCTCGCGACGCTCATCGAGCGGTACCACGCGGCGCTCATCCCGATCTGGGAGTCGCGCACGTACCAGATCGCCGAGGGCCTCATCGTGGGCCTCTACCCGTCGGTCGTCGCGACCGAGGAGCTCGCCGCCGCCACGCGCCAGTGGCTCGCCGAGCACCAGGACGTGCCCGCGCTGCGCCGCCTCGTGCAGGAGCAGCTCGCCGGCGTCGAGCGCGCGCTGCGCGTACAGGAGCGAGACCGGGTCTGA
- a CDS encoding mycothiol-dependent nitroreductase Rv2466c family protein produces MWFDPTCPWAWMTSRWLGEVAGTRGFDVDWRVMSLAILNEGRDLPEEYARRMPRSLRLTRLVIAARETAGEQVVKPLYDALGSRIHPGEQRDFDAIVVEALAEVGLDPALAEETDAYDAQLRASHQEAIDLVGDDVGTPVVSVDGVAFFGPVVSPAPTGDEALRLFDGIVAAASVPGFFELKRSRTVGPLLHEGAR; encoded by the coding sequence ATGTGGTTCGATCCCACGTGCCCGTGGGCGTGGATGACGTCGCGGTGGCTCGGCGAGGTGGCCGGCACGCGAGGATTCGACGTCGACTGGCGCGTCATGTCCCTCGCGATCCTCAACGAGGGTCGTGATCTCCCCGAGGAGTACGCGAGGCGCATGCCGCGCTCGCTGCGCCTCACGCGGCTCGTGATCGCCGCCCGCGAGACCGCGGGCGAGCAGGTCGTGAAGCCCCTCTACGACGCGCTCGGCTCGCGCATCCATCCCGGCGAGCAGCGCGACTTCGACGCGATCGTCGTCGAGGCGCTCGCCGAGGTCGGCCTCGACCCGGCGCTCGCCGAGGAGACGGATGCGTACGACGCGCAGCTGCGCGCGAGCCACCAGGAGGCCATCGACCTCGTGGGCGACGACGTGGGCACCCCCGTCGTGTCGGTCGACGGCGTCGCGTTCTTCGGTCCCGTCGTGAGCCCCGCGCCGACCGGCGACGAGGCGCTGCGCCTCTTCGACGGCATCGTGGCCGCGGCGAGCGTGCCCGGCTTCTTCGAGCTGAAGCGCTCGCGCACCGTCGGCCCGCTTCTGCATGAGGGTGCACGGTGA
- a CDS encoding ribose-5-phosphate isomerase — protein MRIHVATDHAGFEYSKTLVAHLQAAGHEVLDHGPTAYDGDDDYPSFCIAAAQAVVADQRAGVEALGVVFGGSGNGEQIAANKVEGVRAALVWNVPTAELAREHNDANVIAIGARQHDEAEMLALIDRFIATPFPGVERHARRIAQLAEYETTGRIAGLLD, from the coding sequence GTGAGGATCCACGTCGCCACCGACCACGCGGGATTCGAGTACTCGAAGACCCTCGTCGCCCACCTGCAGGCCGCCGGTCACGAGGTGCTCGACCACGGCCCCACGGCATACGACGGCGACGACGACTACCCGTCGTTCTGCATCGCCGCCGCACAGGCGGTCGTCGCCGACCAGCGCGCGGGCGTCGAGGCGCTCGGCGTCGTCTTCGGCGGCTCGGGCAACGGCGAGCAGATCGCCGCGAACAAGGTCGAGGGCGTGCGCGCTGCGCTCGTGTGGAACGTTCCCACGGCCGAGCTCGCCCGCGAGCACAACGACGCGAACGTCATCGCGATCGGCGCCCGCCAGCACGACGAGGCCGAGATGCTCGCGCTCATCGACCGGTTCATCGCGACGCCCTTCCCGGGCGTCGAGCGGCACGCGCGGCGCATCGCGCAGCTCGCCGAGTACGAGACGACGGGCCGCATCGCCGGCCTGCTCGACTGA
- a CDS encoding Fpg/Nei family DNA glycosylase: MPEGHSVHRIARQFDANFVGDACALSSPQGRFADGAASLDGRTMTASRAIGKHLLLDFDGRWLHVHLGIYGAWDFAGRIAEDATLRSAGGRAGQTGMRGTVADGGFEHSLSSIGAPRLARLRMGESESTLEVDEFPPPPVGAVRVRILTATAVADLRGPTVCEVLDPDEVEAVAQRLGPDPEALFETKAAAERRFVERAGRSRQPIGQLLMDQAVVAGIGNVYRAELLFRARISPHRTGQSLDGDELRGLWKDWVRLLRIGVETGQMLTIDGLRGKRLELAMASRADRHWVYKREGLPCLRCGTTVALEVMQQRKLYWCPGCQS, translated from the coding sequence ATGCCCGAGGGCCATTCCGTCCACCGCATCGCGCGGCAGTTCGACGCGAACTTCGTCGGCGACGCGTGCGCGCTGTCGTCGCCGCAGGGGCGCTTCGCCGACGGCGCAGCATCGCTCGACGGCCGCACCATGACGGCGTCGCGCGCGATCGGCAAGCACCTGCTGCTCGACTTCGACGGTCGCTGGCTGCACGTGCACCTCGGCATCTACGGCGCGTGGGACTTCGCGGGCCGCATCGCCGAGGACGCCACGCTGCGGTCCGCAGGCGGCCGCGCCGGCCAGACCGGCATGCGCGGCACGGTCGCCGACGGTGGGTTCGAGCACTCGCTCTCGTCGATCGGCGCCCCGCGGCTCGCGAGGCTGCGGATGGGGGAGTCCGAGTCGACGCTCGAGGTCGACGAGTTCCCGCCCCCGCCCGTCGGGGCGGTGCGCGTACGCATCCTCACCGCCACGGCCGTCGCCGACCTGCGCGGCCCGACGGTGTGCGAGGTGCTCGATCCCGACGAGGTCGAGGCCGTCGCCCAGCGCCTCGGCCCCGACCCCGAGGCGCTCTTCGAGACGAAGGCCGCCGCCGAGCGACGCTTCGTCGAGCGCGCCGGCCGCTCGCGCCAGCCCATCGGGCAGCTGCTCATGGACCAGGCGGTCGTCGCCGGCATCGGCAACGTCTACCGCGCCGAGCTGCTCTTCCGCGCCCGCATCTCGCCGCACCGCACCGGGCAGTCGCTCGACGGCGACGAGCTGCGCGGGCTCTGGAAGGACTGGGTGCGGCTGCTGCGCATCGGCGTCGAGACGGGGCAGATGCTCACGATCGACGGCCTGCGCGGCAAGCGCCTCGAGCTCGCGATGGCGAGCCGCGCCGACCGGCACTGGGTCTACAAGCGCGAGGGGCTCCCGTGCCTGCGCTGCGGCACGACCGTCGCGCTCGAGGTCATGCAGCAGCGCAAGCTGTACTGGTGCCCCGGCTGCCAGTCATGA
- a CDS encoding GH1 family beta-glucosidase, with protein sequence MRQLPEDFTLGVATAAYQIEGAATEGGRTDSIWDAFARVPGAVIDGHDGAVACDHYHRYRDDVRLMADMGVQSYRFSTSWSRVRPDGGDVNEEGLDFYRRLVDELLEHDIAPWLTLYHWDLPQALEAKGGWTSRDTVERFVEYATSVVEAVGDRVPTITTLNEPWCSSFLSYTAGAHAPGRRSVRDGLVAGHHLLLAHGLGVDVIRGSAPDAWVGVTLNLTVADPVDPSSERDRDAARRIDGQFNRFFLDPIFRGAYPDDLMEDVGHLGLADAIQPNDLGSISAPIDLLGVNYYHGDAVSYEPPAVPLEQDAPTSREVGSPYPAADGVHAHPRGLPVTSMGWEVQPEGLTRLLQRVHEEYAGPALVDLWVTENGAAYDDVVAEDGAVHDGERVQFLEAHLGAILDAVDAGVPVEGYFYWSMMDNYEWAWGYHKRFGLVRVDYETQQRTLKDSALAFQRIARDRAL encoded by the coding sequence GTGCGTCAGCTTCCTGAGGACTTCACGCTCGGCGTCGCCACGGCGGCCTATCAGATCGAGGGGGCTGCGACCGAGGGTGGTCGCACCGACTCGATCTGGGATGCGTTCGCCCGCGTGCCGGGCGCCGTGATCGACGGCCACGACGGCGCGGTCGCGTGCGACCACTACCACCGGTACCGCGACGACGTGCGGCTCATGGCCGACATGGGCGTGCAGTCGTACCGCTTCTCGACGAGCTGGTCGCGCGTGCGCCCCGACGGCGGCGACGTCAACGAGGAGGGCCTCGACTTCTACCGCCGCCTCGTCGACGAGCTGCTCGAGCACGACATCGCGCCGTGGCTCACGCTGTACCACTGGGACCTGCCGCAGGCGCTCGAGGCGAAGGGCGGCTGGACCTCGCGCGACACCGTCGAGCGCTTCGTCGAGTACGCGACGAGCGTCGTGGAGGCCGTCGGCGACCGCGTGCCCACCATCACGACGCTCAACGAGCCGTGGTGCTCGTCGTTCCTCTCCTACACGGCGGGGGCGCACGCGCCCGGCCGCCGCAGCGTGCGCGACGGCCTCGTCGCCGGCCACCACCTGCTGCTGGCGCACGGCCTCGGCGTCGACGTCATCCGCGGCTCCGCCCCCGACGCGTGGGTGGGCGTGACGCTCAACCTCACGGTCGCCGATCCCGTCGACCCGTCGAGCGAGCGCGACCGCGACGCGGCCCGCCGCATCGACGGCCAGTTCAACCGGTTCTTCCTCGACCCGATCTTCCGTGGCGCCTACCCCGACGACCTCATGGAGGACGTCGGCCACCTCGGCCTCGCCGACGCGATCCAGCCCAACGATCTCGGCTCGATCTCCGCGCCGATCGATCTGCTGGGCGTGAACTACTACCACGGCGACGCCGTCTCGTACGAGCCGCCTGCCGTGCCGCTCGAGCAGGATGCGCCGACGTCGCGCGAGGTGGGCTCGCCGTATCCGGCGGCGGATGGCGTGCATGCGCATCCGCGCGGCCTGCCCGTGACGTCGATGGGCTGGGAGGTGCAGCCCGAGGGGCTCACGCGCCTGCTGCAGCGCGTGCACGAGGAGTACGCCGGCCCCGCGCTCGTCGACCTGTGGGTCACCGAGAACGGTGCCGCGTACGACGACGTCGTGGCCGAGGACGGCGCGGTGCACGACGGCGAGCGCGTGCAGTTCCTCGAGGCGCACCTCGGCGCGATCCTCGACGCGGTCGACGCCGGCGTGCCCGTCGAGGGCTACTTCTACTGGTCGATGATGGACAACTACGAGTGGGCGTGGGGCTATCACAAGCGCTTCGGCCTCGTGCGGGTCGACTACGAGACGCAGCAGCGCACGCTCAAGGACTCGGCGCTCGCGTTCCAGCGCATCGCGCGCGACCGGGCGCTCTGA
- a CDS encoding Pr6Pr family membrane protein, with product MTSHAAASSTSRTLAIVLRLGGATLSMFAMLYQLFAIHIPAGYSVVNFFVYFTNLSNIMISVVFVVSAIRLINGRTDPSSTDVAIRGGIVVYIAFVGLVFNTLLTDADLGDLLPWVNGIMHFLLPVLGIVDWILWPPRRRLPLSVVGWWMIWPAFYAIFSVVRGAIDGFYPYPFFNPAASGGYGGVALLCLAMVVGFLVLAFGVRAIGNWLSARRWQDEAEETPEDTVAGLA from the coding sequence ATGACGTCCCATGCCGCCGCGAGCTCCACCTCGCGCACGCTCGCCATCGTCCTGCGCCTCGGCGGTGCCACCCTCTCGATGTTCGCGATGCTGTACCAGCTCTTCGCGATCCACATCCCGGCCGGCTACAGCGTCGTGAACTTCTTCGTGTACTTCACGAACCTCAGCAACATCATGATCTCGGTGGTGTTCGTCGTGAGCGCCATCCGCCTCATCAACGGACGCACCGACCCGTCGTCGACCGACGTCGCCATCCGCGGCGGCATCGTCGTGTACATCGCGTTCGTCGGGCTCGTCTTCAACACGCTGCTCACCGACGCCGACCTGGGCGACCTGCTGCCGTGGGTCAACGGCATCATGCACTTCCTGCTGCCGGTCCTCGGCATCGTCGACTGGATCCTCTGGCCGCCGCGTCGACGCCTGCCGCTGTCGGTCGTCGGCTGGTGGATGATCTGGCCCGCGTTCTACGCGATCTTCTCGGTCGTGCGTGGCGCCATCGACGGCTTCTACCCGTACCCGTTCTTCAACCCCGCCGCATCGGGCGGCTACGGCGGCGTCGCGCTGCTGTGCCTCGCGATGGTCGTCGGCTTCCTGGTGCTCGCGTTCGGCGTGCGCGCCATCGGCAACTGGCTGAGCGCACGTCGCTGGCAGGACGAGGCCGAGGAGACGCCCGAGGACACGGTGGCGGGTCTCGCTTGA